A section of the Clostridium omnivorum genome encodes:
- the ltaE gene encoding low-specificity L-threonine aldolase, with product MKFIDLRSDTVTVPTQAMRDAMYNAQVGDDVYRDDPTVAELECFAAELVGKEAALFVPSGTFGNQLALFTHCRRGDEVILGDDSHIVVHEVGAPSVIAGVQLRTLKSSNGQLNPDEVESKIRGIDIHFPSTGLICLENAHSNGRVIPLSNMEKIYSIAKKHNLPVHLDGARLFNAAAYLKVDAKDITKYCNSVMFCLSKGLCAPVGSILAGTKEFIDRARKGRKLMGGGLRQAGFLAAAGLVALKEMRARLTEDHENALILADELSKIPGIKVNYENVHINMVFFDMSETNYDTDKLVQDFYNKGIKINSAENGEMRFVTNYWVTKEDIHFVIDTFKEILSA from the coding sequence ATGAAATTTATAGATTTAAGAAGTGACACTGTAACAGTTCCTACTCAAGCAATGAGAGATGCTATGTATAATGCGCAAGTTGGAGATGATGTATATAGAGATGATCCAACTGTTGCTGAACTTGAGTGTTTTGCAGCCGAATTAGTTGGAAAGGAAGCAGCTCTATTTGTACCAAGTGGTACCTTTGGAAATCAACTAGCACTATTCACTCACTGTAGAAGAGGTGATGAAGTAATTTTAGGCGACGATTCACATATAGTTGTACATGAAGTTGGTGCTCCATCTGTTATAGCTGGAGTTCAGCTTAGAACACTGAAAAGTTCTAACGGACAACTTAATCCTGATGAAGTAGAATCCAAGATTAGAGGCATTGATATACATTTTCCTTCCACAGGACTTATATGCCTTGAAAATGCTCATTCTAACGGAAGAGTAATTCCTCTTTCAAATATGGAAAAAATATATAGTATTGCAAAAAAGCATAACCTTCCAGTCCATCTTGACGGTGCAAGATTATTTAACGCTGCAGCTTACTTAAAGGTTGATGCTAAAGATATAACAAAATATTGCAATTCAGTTATGTTCTGTCTTTCAAAAGGACTTTGTGCGCCAGTTGGTTCTATTTTAGCTGGAACTAAAGAGTTTATTGACAGGGCAAGAAAAGGCAGAAAACTTATGGGAGGCGGGCTTCGTCAGGCAGGTTTTCTTGCAGCTGCTGGCTTAGTAGCACTAAAAGAAATGAGAGCTAGATTAACTGAGGATCATGAAAATGCATTAATTCTAGCTGATGAGCTTTCAAAAATACCTGGAATTAAAGTTAATTATGAAAATGTACATATAAATATGGTATTTTTTGATATGAGTGAAACTAACTATGATACTGATAAACTAGTACAAGACTTCTATAATAAAGGAATTAAAATAAATTCAGCCGAGAATGGAGAAATGAGATTTGTTACTAACTACTGGGTTACAAAAGAAGATATACATTTTGTAATTGATACCTTTAAAGAAATTCTTAGTGCATAA
- the hypF gene encoding carbamoyltransferase HypF, whose product MNKRIFIKVSGIVQGVGFRPFVYNLATSLKLKGWVNNNSEGVYIDLQGSEADLERFIYNLKNNPPTLSYIDNIEIEEKQLLDYTDFSIKESEKVEQSITLISPDVAMCDDCKADILDPNNRRYGYPFTNCTNCGPRFSIIKSIPYDRDKTTMKKFPMCRICNEEYTNPTNRRFHAQPNACKDCGPHIWLADHNGNVIKEDSPHCNEYAVIKQTQSFLRAGNIFAIKGLTGFHLCCDASNFKAVSELRERKRRPHKPFAVMMKDINTVKKYCNVNQKELELLTGIRKPIVLLERNSGYTLPEAVAPNQNTLGVMLPYTPLHELLFQNGLEVLIMTSANVNGLPLEFENESAIRNLNSIADYFLLHNRDIFIPVDDSVVKVINDKERLIRRARGYAPEPIIQSAEDGILCLGPNMKNTFSLSKSDYIFMSQHNGDLENLETYEHYKRNINHFKTIFSFEPKLLVHDMHPEYTSTHFAEEFDIPKLEVQHHHAHIASCMAENKLNETVIGISFDGTGYGTDGAIWGGEFLICNFKNFKRIGHLSYANLCGGEKSIKEPYRMAISYIYKALGYDFSHNVVENFFGETAAEFLKLIHKKINCVSTSSMGRFLDAAASIILGINHITYEGQASIELETAIAKTCSEHYNYKIDQSIDNDDVIYEINFDKTIAELLKDKLSGTDKSIMAAKVHNTVINSSVNLCTRISAITGIKKIVLSGGVFQNSYLLSNLSNAIKELGFEVYTHSKIPSNDGGVSLGQLLIADSYIKNNPNIL is encoded by the coding sequence ATGAACAAAAGAATTTTTATTAAAGTATCTGGAATTGTTCAAGGGGTCGGCTTTAGACCTTTTGTCTATAACTTAGCAACCTCTCTTAAACTTAAAGGATGGGTAAACAACAATTCAGAAGGAGTTTATATAGATTTGCAGGGATCTGAGGCTGACCTTGAGAGATTCATCTACAACTTAAAAAATAATCCCCCAACTCTTTCTTATATAGATAATATTGAAATCGAAGAAAAGCAGCTGCTTGATTATACAGATTTTTCTATTAAAGAAAGCGAGAAAGTAGAACAGAGCATTACTTTAATTTCACCTGATGTAGCTATGTGCGATGATTGTAAAGCGGATATTCTTGACCCTAATAATAGAAGATATGGATATCCATTTACCAATTGCACAAACTGCGGTCCAAGGTTTTCCATAATAAAGTCTATTCCGTATGATAGGGATAAAACAACAATGAAGAAATTCCCTATGTGCAGAATCTGTAACGAAGAATATACAAATCCTACTAATAGGAGATTTCATGCTCAGCCCAATGCTTGCAAGGATTGTGGACCTCATATTTGGTTAGCAGACCACAATGGGAATGTGATAAAAGAAGATTCTCCTCACTGCAATGAGTATGCTGTGATAAAGCAAACTCAAAGTTTTCTACGAGCTGGCAATATATTTGCTATTAAGGGTCTAACAGGTTTTCATCTCTGTTGTGATGCTTCAAATTTCAAAGCAGTAAGTGAACTAAGAGAAAGAAAAAGGAGACCACACAAGCCCTTTGCAGTAATGATGAAAGACATCAATACTGTTAAAAAGTATTGTAACGTGAATCAAAAGGAATTAGAGCTTCTTACCGGAATACGTAAGCCCATTGTTCTTCTAGAAAGAAATTCAGGCTATACCCTTCCAGAAGCCGTCGCTCCTAACCAAAATACATTGGGTGTAATGCTGCCTTATACTCCATTGCACGAATTATTATTCCAAAATGGTTTAGAGGTTCTTATAATGACTAGCGCTAATGTTAATGGACTTCCACTAGAATTTGAAAATGAATCTGCAATAAGAAATCTTAATAGTATTGCTGATTATTTTTTACTTCATAATAGAGATATTTTTATTCCTGTTGATGATTCAGTAGTAAAAGTCATCAATGACAAGGAGAGACTAATAAGACGGGCACGAGGTTATGCACCAGAGCCTATAATTCAAAGTGCTGAAGACGGAATACTATGTTTAGGTCCAAATATGAAAAATACCTTTTCGCTCTCCAAATCTGACTATATCTTTATGAGCCAGCATAATGGGGATTTGGAAAATTTAGAAACCTATGAGCATTATAAAAGAAATATAAATCATTTTAAAACAATTTTTTCTTTCGAACCAAAATTATTAGTACACGATATGCACCCTGAGTATACCTCAACCCATTTTGCAGAGGAATTTGATATTCCAAAGCTTGAAGTCCAACATCATCATGCTCATATAGCTAGCTGCATGGCTGAAAACAAGCTAAATGAAACAGTAATCGGAATTAGCTTTGACGGTACTGGTTACGGTACAGATGGCGCTATTTGGGGCGGCGAATTCTTAATATGCAATTTTAAGAATTTCAAGAGAATTGGGCATCTTTCCTACGCAAACTTGTGTGGAGGAGAAAAATCAATAAAAGAGCCTTATAGGATGGCTATATCATATATATATAAAGCGCTTGGCTATGACTTCTCTCACAATGTTGTAGAAAATTTTTTCGGTGAAACTGCTGCTGAATTTCTAAAACTAATCCATAAAAAGATAAATTGTGTCAGCACTTCAAGTATGGGAAGATTTTTAGATGCAGCTGCAAGCATAATTCTTGGCATCAATCATATTACCTACGAAGGCCAAGCTTCTATAGAATTAGAAACTGCAATAGCTAAAACTTGCTCCGAACACTATAACTATAAAATAGATCAATCTATTGATAATGATGATGTTATATATGAAATAAACTTTGATAAAACAATAGCTGAACTGCTCAAAGATAAACTTTCAGGTACTGATAAATCAATTATGGCTGCAAAAGTGCACAATACAGTAATTAATTCTTCAGTAAATTTATGTACAAGAATTAGTGCTATTACAGGAATAAAAAAGATTGTATTAAGTGGAGGTGTATTTCAAAATTCCTATTTACTTAGTAATTTAAGTAATGCTATAAAGGAACTAGGATTTGAGGTCTATACACATTCAAAGATACCTTCAAATGATGGAGGTGTTTCTCTAGGTCAATTACTTATAGCTGATAGTTATATAAAAAACAATCCAAATATTTTATAA
- a CDS encoding DMT family transporter — translation MGEKKLAHILAVIIMLIWGVSYLSIKVVVAEINPVLTAFYRFLIASIILFIVMKIRYPEEKILKEDRLKMALGGLTGVALYFFFENYSVLFTSASNVAILLSSIPVFTLFAQKIVFKEKMTIPKVLGAALSFVGIVIIIVSKEKISLFSKGTIGDLMALAAALTWVVYNIITSKFKGTYKSITITTYQGIWGCVFLAPSLLFSKFTIPSTKASLNLIFLAIFCSCIAYAMYIYCLEHLGATVITTYINLQPIVSLISAKLLINEIISVWQVVGSAIIILGVFLVGFGERFNLKKFEDLV, via the coding sequence ATGGGGGAAAAGAAACTTGCACATATTTTGGCTGTTATAATAATGCTTATTTGGGGGGTGTCTTATCTAAGTATTAAGGTTGTTGTTGCAGAGATAAATCCGGTATTGACTGCTTTTTATAGATTTTTAATAGCTTCCATAATCTTGTTTATTGTTATGAAGATAAGATATCCTGAGGAAAAGATATTGAAAGAGGATAGACTAAAGATGGCACTAGGAGGACTTACTGGAGTTGCCTTGTATTTTTTCTTTGAAAATTATTCAGTACTTTTTACATCAGCATCTAATGTAGCTATATTATTATCTTCCATTCCTGTTTTTACACTATTTGCACAGAAAATAGTTTTTAAGGAAAAGATGACTATACCAAAGGTTTTAGGAGCTGCACTAAGTTTTGTAGGAATAGTAATAATAATTGTGTCAAAAGAAAAAATAAGTTTATTTTCAAAGGGTACTATTGGTGACTTAATGGCATTGGCAGCTGCATTAACTTGGGTTGTTTATAATATAATAACTAGTAAATTTAAAGGAACATACAAGAGTATAACTATTACTACATATCAAGGCATATGGGGATGCGTATTTTTAGCACCATCTTTACTATTTAGCAAGTTTACAATTCCATCAACTAAAGCTTCTTTAAATTTGATTTTTTTAGCTATATTTTGCTCTTGTATTGCTTATGCGATGTATATATACTGTTTGGAGCATTTAGGCGCTACAGTTATCACTACATATATAAATCTTCAACCAATTGTAAGCTTAATTTCAGCAAAACTTTTAATTAATGAAATTATTTCGGTATGGCAGGTGGTTGGAAGTGCAATAATAATACTAGGTGTTTTTCTAGTGGGATTTGGTGAAAGGTTTAATCTAAAGAAGTTTGAGGATTTAGTTTAG
- a CDS encoding aminopeptidase, giving the protein MGDSRLNKLAKLLVNYSTEVKPGEFVFVMSDEVATPWMVEVVKEAVKAGAHVETMLNSGDVAEVKLKYSTAEQLQQENFIMKNTLEKADVWLSAWGSRNTKSNSNIPSEKLQLNAKGATSWRTIYSSKMGDGSLRWCGTQYPTYADAQEASMSFSEYEDFVYGAGLLDAEDPVAEWKRVSAEQERWVKYLDTKKELHFISEGTDIKVNVSGRKWINCDGKVNFPDGEVFTSPVEDGINGYITFSFPGIYAGKEIEGIRLEIEKGKVVKATAKKGEDLLLALLATDEGSSNFGEVAIGTNYGIKNFTRNMLFDEKIGGTIHMAIGDSMPEAGGLNRSSIHWDMLCDMRNGGKIYADGELFYENGHFIEGILEKYNL; this is encoded by the coding sequence ATGGGGGATAGTAGATTAAATAAACTTGCAAAACTATTAGTAAATTACTCTACAGAAGTAAAACCAGGTGAATTTGTTTTTGTTATGAGTGACGAAGTTGCAACACCATGGATGGTAGAGGTAGTAAAAGAAGCAGTTAAAGCTGGAGCACATGTAGAAACAATGTTAAATTCCGGCGATGTAGCTGAAGTTAAATTAAAATATAGCACAGCTGAACAACTTCAGCAGGAAAACTTCATAATGAAAAACACCTTAGAAAAAGCTGATGTTTGGCTTTCAGCTTGGGGCTCAAGAAATACTAAGTCAAATTCAAATATACCATCTGAGAAGTTGCAATTAAATGCAAAAGGCGCAACTAGCTGGAGAACAATATACTCCTCAAAGATGGGAGACGGAAGCTTAAGATGGTGTGGAACTCAATACCCAACTTATGCAGATGCACAAGAAGCTTCAATGAGCTTTAGTGAATATGAAGATTTTGTTTATGGAGCAGGATTATTGGATGCTGAAGACCCAGTAGCAGAATGGAAGAGAGTAAGCGCAGAGCAAGAAAGATGGGTTAAATATCTTGATACAAAAAAAGAATTGCACTTTATATCAGAAGGGACAGATATAAAGGTTAACGTATCAGGGAGAAAGTGGATTAATTGTGATGGTAAGGTTAATTTTCCAGATGGGGAAGTATTTACTTCACCTGTAGAAGATGGTATTAATGGATATATAACCTTTAGCTTCCCAGGAATTTATGCTGGAAAAGAAATTGAAGGCATAAGACTAGAAATAGAAAAAGGTAAAGTTGTTAAAGCCACAGCAAAGAAGGGTGAAGATTTACTATTAGCTCTTTTAGCTACTGATGAAGGGTCCAGCAATTTTGGAGAAGTAGCTATTGGTACAAACTACGGAATTAAGAATTTCACAAGGAATATGCTGTTCGATGAAAAAATAGGTGGAACAATACATATGGCTATAGGTGATTCTATGCCTGAAGCAGGTGGATTAAATAGATCATCAATTCATTGGGATATGCTTTGCGACATGAGAAATGGCGGTAAAATTTATGCCGATGGAGAATTGTTCTACGAAAATGGACATTTTATAGAAGGAATTCTAGAAAAATATAATTTATAA
- a CDS encoding D-alanyl-D-alanine carboxypeptidase family protein, producing MVLKKKIIVFLLLIMCLFCENAVAAQTEPSIIGTSAITVDVDTKEIIYSKNIDTRLYPASITKLVTAMLLSENKKPGDILTYSEKAKMQEPSSLDLPALDKLTAKNAMDAMLLYSANDIAYMIAENISGNINNFSILMNDKVKNLNLKNTNFVTPNGLHDPNHYTTAYDLSVIGREVYNYPWIMDTIKKSNSTFTTETNQEITIKNTNKLLGKDGCIGGKTGYTSDAGRCLLALYERNGRRILGVVLKSEYDKNDTVVFKDMEKIISWSYAASKEPIIKKNSIIKTLDTEYCIIPFLNSDTKFNISPFNKLSKKIQIDFTVKEDILRYKNDVEYETSFEINKFDPRKLDVNTPVGKLEVRDRDTTYSYNIYPTKNFDKSYINKFIIISSISIISFVLLIILALAIKRKRRTSK from the coding sequence ATGGTTTTGAAGAAAAAAATAATTGTTTTTTTATTATTAATAATGTGTCTTTTCTGTGAAAATGCAGTTGCCGCCCAAACAGAGCCAAGTATAATAGGCACCTCCGCAATCACTGTTGATGTAGATACTAAAGAGATAATTTATTCAAAAAATATTGATACTAGACTTTACCCCGCAAGTATAACTAAGCTAGTAACCGCTATGCTGCTTTCAGAGAATAAAAAGCCTGGTGATATCCTTACATATTCAGAAAAAGCTAAAATGCAGGAACCATCTTCTTTAGATCTGCCTGCTTTGGATAAACTCACTGCCAAAAATGCTATGGACGCTATGCTCTTATATTCAGCCAATGATATAGCATATATGATAGCAGAAAACATCAGTGGCAATATTAATAACTTTTCCATTCTTATGAATGATAAAGTAAAAAACCTAAATTTAAAAAATACAAATTTTGTAACTCCCAACGGGCTTCATGATCCAAATCACTATACGACTGCCTACGATTTATCCGTTATAGGCAGAGAAGTATATAATTATCCTTGGATAATGGATACAATAAAGAAGAGCAACAGCACTTTTACAACTGAGACTAACCAAGAAATTACTATTAAAAATACCAATAAACTGCTTGGAAAAGATGGTTGTATTGGCGGAAAAACCGGTTATACCTCAGATGCCGGAAGATGTCTTCTTGCTCTTTATGAAAGAAATGGAAGAAGAATTTTAGGTGTGGTTTTAAAATCTGAATATGATAAAAATGATACCGTAGTTTTTAAAGATATGGAAAAAATAATTAGCTGGAGTTATGCTGCTTCAAAAGAACCGATTATAAAAAAGAATTCCATTATAAAGACTCTCGACACTGAATACTGTATTATTCCTTTCTTAAACAGTGATACAAAATTTAACATAAGCCCGTTTAATAAACTGTCTAAGAAAATACAAATTGATTTTACGGTAAAAGAAGATATACTAAGATACAAAAACGATGTTGAATATGAGACATCCTTTGAAATTAATAAATTTGATCCAAGAAAATTAGATGTGAATACACCTGTGGGAAAATTAGAAGTTAGGGATAGAGATACTACATATTCATACAATATATACCCTACAAAGAACTTTGATAAAAGCTATATAAATAAATTTATTATTATTTCATCTATATCTATTATTTCATTTGTGCTTTTAATTATTTTAGCTTTAGCTATTAAAAGAAAAAGAAGGACCTCTAAATAA
- a CDS encoding NUDIX hydrolase → MSIDINKIFKNRKAGIIGNYKKSSVMILIYEEEGKEYLVFEVRSKQLKSQPGDICLPGGRIEANEAARDAAIRETMEELNVEEKDLEYIGEMDYFISPYGSIMYPFIAKLKRIPEEPSRDEVDHIFKVPLEFFINNEPLLYELEIGPNLKDDFPYNYIQGGKNYKFSKGKLKQYFYKYQEYIIWGFTAMIVKSFIDILKNEL, encoded by the coding sequence TTGAGTATTGACATAAATAAGATATTTAAGAACAGAAAAGCAGGAATCATAGGAAATTATAAAAAAAGTTCAGTGATGATTTTGATATATGAAGAAGAGGGAAAGGAATATTTAGTTTTTGAAGTCAGATCAAAACAACTGAAGAGTCAGCCAGGCGATATATGCTTGCCAGGAGGAAGGATAGAAGCAAATGAGGCTGCAAGGGATGCAGCGATTAGGGAAACAATGGAAGAACTTAATGTTGAAGAAAAGGATTTAGAATACATTGGTGAAATGGATTATTTTATAAGTCCCTATGGCTCTATTATGTATCCTTTTATAGCTAAGCTTAAAAGGATACCTGAAGAGCCAAGTAGGGACGAAGTTGATCATATTTTTAAAGTGCCCTTGGAGTTTTTTATAAATAATGAGCCCTTATTATATGAATTAGAAATAGGTCCAAATTTAAAAGATGATTTTCCTTACAACTATATTCAGGGGGGGAAGAATTATAAGTTTAGTAAGGGAAAATTAAAGCAGTATTTTTATAAGTATCAAGAATATATTATATGGGGATTTACGGCAATGATAGTTAAAAGCTTTATAGATATATTAAAAAATGAGCTTTAA
- a CDS encoding energy-coupling factor transporter transmembrane component T, which produces MKKENTLHILTVAVICFSLLILTFLTNNPVILGAVLITCFIIFYSWKSIDKFKLGIIYFIPFFIVTVSINFIFVDEGKSKLFSIGNKSFTLEALIYGSILAFKLLLIIYIFMIISILLNSDRAVSYFSSKVPKSTLILMISFKLFAIMRQRINSIKEIYSLRGVNYEGKSLKDKVKSYVPILSILLESSLDGSFDIGEAAYIRGFLSSKRSVYERQKFFHNDYFLIGNSLLLVALYLIFDILGKVKYDVYTNMSMYNALSISAVFIAALTVLISIQLLIKSRSKRWHI; this is translated from the coding sequence ATGAAAAAAGAAAACACTCTACATATATTAACTGTTGCTGTTATATGTTTCTCGCTGCTGATATTAACATTTTTAACTAATAATCCAGTGATTTTAGGAGCTGTTCTAATAACTTGTTTTATTATATTTTATTCTTGGAAAAGCATAGACAAGTTTAAGCTTGGAATTATTTACTTTATACCCTTCTTTATTGTTACGGTATCAATTAACTTTATTTTTGTAGATGAAGGAAAAAGTAAGCTTTTTTCAATTGGTAACAAAAGTTTTACTTTAGAAGCATTGATATATGGAAGTATACTAGCTTTTAAGCTGTTGCTTATTATCTACATTTTTATGATAATTTCAATTTTACTTAATTCCGATAGAGCTGTGTCTTATTTTTCAAGTAAAGTTCCAAAATCTACATTGATTTTAATGATATCCTTTAAGCTTTTTGCCATAATGAGACAGAGAATTAACAGCATTAAAGAAATTTATAGCTTAAGAGGAGTAAATTATGAAGGAAAGAGTTTAAAAGATAAAGTGAAAAGCTATGTTCCTATACTTTCTATACTTTTGGAAAGTTCATTAGATGGATCTTTTGATATAGGTGAGGCTGCATATATTAGAGGCTTTTTAAGTTCAAAAAGAAGCGTATATGAAAGACAAAAGTTTTTTCATAATGACTACTTTTTAATTGGCAATAGCCTATTACTTGTAGCATTATATTTGATTTTCGATATTCTTGGAAAAGTTAAGTATGATGTATATACGAATATGTCAATGTATAACGCATTAAGCATTTCAGCAGTATTTATAGCTGCACTTACAGTTTTAATTTCAATACAGCTTTTAATAAAATCAAGGAGTAAAAGATGGCATATATAG
- a CDS encoding ABC transporter ATP-binding protein, with product MAYIDIEGLSYKYPESNKNVLDSINLSIEKGDVLLLLGSSGSGKSTLAKCLCGSIPNFYGGTISGKVSLDNTEVDKIEHKDRAKEITMVFQDPEKQLVMNTVHREIAFGLENVSVPEEQIKRRVWESLQFSNILDLAYTKINTLSGGQKQKVSITSAVAYMPKCIILDEPTSQLDPAAAEEVAALIKKINEELGITLIIIEQRIDRWFDLADKIAVIKEGKISFAGSKEEMYNSKDEYLLRFLPGYLKLFKHLNIDRMPKSFKEARKELKAANIKINQQQSISSNNKAVININNLNCGYEGNNVLRDTDLEIKEGEFLGILGANGAGKSTLLKAITGLLKYSGSIKLYDKEVKKMKLKQVSQTIGYVSQNPNDYLYKDTVYEELKFTLDNHEIKDLSVIEETLNALGITELKDRNPRDLSGGEKQRVAIAAMLVLRPKVLLLDEPTRGLDSEVKKLLGTILKDLNKNGTTIILVTHDMEFASQYCNSFCLMFNGEIVSKGSKYDIFKDGIYYTTTINKLVRDINPDLFNLSDISQIL from the coding sequence ATGGCATATATAGATATTGAAGGATTAAGTTATAAATATCCTGAAAGCAATAAAAATGTTTTAGATAGTATTAATTTATCTATTGAAAAAGGTGATGTTTTACTGTTATTAGGTAGTTCTGGTTCAGGAAAATCAACACTTGCTAAGTGTTTATGTGGTTCAATTCCAAATTTTTATGGTGGTACTATATCTGGCAAAGTATCTCTTGATAATACTGAGGTTGATAAAATAGAGCATAAAGACAGAGCTAAAGAAATAACTATGGTTTTTCAGGATCCTGAAAAACAACTAGTAATGAACACTGTACATAGAGAAATAGCTTTTGGACTTGAAAATGTTTCAGTACCAGAAGAACAGATAAAGAGAAGAGTTTGGGAATCGCTTCAATTTTCAAATATACTAGACTTAGCATATACAAAAATTAATACCCTTTCTGGGGGTCAAAAGCAAAAGGTATCAATAACTTCTGCAGTTGCATATATGCCTAAATGTATTATTTTAGATGAACCAACCTCTCAGCTTGATCCAGCTGCAGCTGAGGAAGTAGCTGCACTAATAAAAAAAATTAATGAAGAGCTTGGAATAACATTGATTATTATTGAACAGCGAATTGATAGATGGTTTGATTTGGCGGATAAAATAGCAGTTATTAAAGAAGGTAAAATCTCTTTTGCTGGTTCAAAGGAAGAAATGTACAACAGTAAGGATGAGTATCTATTAAGATTTCTTCCTGGATATTTAAAATTATTTAAGCATTTAAACATAGATAGGATGCCTAAGAGCTTTAAAGAGGCAAGAAAGGAGCTTAAGGCTGCAAATATAAAGATTAACCAACAGCAGAGCATAAGCTCAAATAATAAAGCCGTCATTAATATTAATAATCTTAACTGTGGTTATGAAGGAAATAATGTTTTAAGGGATACAGATTTAGAAATTAAAGAAGGAGAGTTTTTGGGTATATTAGGTGCTAATGGCGCTGGAAAAAGTACACTTCTAAAAGCGATTACAGGACTTTTAAAGTATTCAGGTAGCATAAAACTCTATGATAAGGAAGTTAAAAAAATGAAACTAAAGCAGGTTTCACAAACTATTGGCTATGTTTCACAAAACCCAAATGATTATTTATATAAAGATACTGTTTATGAAGAATTGAAGTTTACACTGGATAATCATGAGATTAAGGATTTATCTGTCATTGAAGAAACTTTAAATGCATTAGGGATTACTGAACTTAAAGACAGAAATCCTAGGGATTTAAGTGGCGGAGAAAAGCAGCGCGTTGCTATAGCAGCAATGTTAGTATTAAGGCCAAAAGTTTTATTATTAGATGAACCAACAAGAGGCTTGGATAGCGAAGTTAAGAAACTACTAGGAACGATTCTAAAGGATTTAAACAAAAATGGAACTACAATAATCCTTGTAACACACGATATGGAGTTTGCTTCACAATACTGTAATAGCTTTTGCCTTATGTTTAATGGAGAAATAGTTTCTAAGGGAAGTAAATACGATATATTTAAAGATGGAATATATTATACAACAACAATAAATAAATTGGTTAGGGATATTAACCCGGACTTATTTAATCTCAGCGATATATCGCAAATTTTATAG
- a CDS encoding ECF transporter S component, producing MKKLYIYFTFLASLILMILAIKLGGSEKFSLIITVFVIIILAASYFYFENSSMGTKEIAVIATLSTFAAVARAAFAAFPNIKPTTFLVALSGLVFGPYEGFLIGSTAGFISNIFLGQGPWTPWQMFAWGLVGAISGLIGKGKKPSAEKFSVICFLYGFMFDWIMNLWHVIGFIRPLNIKTIALAYATGLTFDIMHAVSSFIFCIIFYDSFYKVMDRFKKRLKVTYLK from the coding sequence ATGAAAAAATTATATATTTATTTTACTTTCTTAGCATCACTGATTTTAATGATTTTGGCAATTAAGCTTGGAGGGAGTGAAAAATTTTCTCTTATAATAACAGTCTTTGTAATTATTATTCTAGCCGCTAGTTATTTTTATTTTGAAAATAGTAGTATGGGTACAAAAGAAATTGCAGTAATTGCAACCCTTAGTACTTTTGCTGCAGTTGCTAGAGCAGCATTTGCAGCTTTTCCCAATATAAAGCCAACTACATTTTTAGTGGCATTATCAGGGTTAGTTTTCGGACCTTATGAAGGTTTTTTAATTGGAAGTACTGCAGGATTCATTTCTAATATTTTTCTTGGCCAAGGACCATGGACGCCATGGCAGATGTTTGCCTGGGGGCTAGTTGGAGCAATATCAGGCTTAATAGGAAAAGGAAAAAAGCCTTCTGCTGAAAAATTTTCAGTAATTTGCTTTCTATATGGCTTCATGTTTGATTGGATAATGAACTTATGGCATGTGATTGGCTTTATAAGACCACTTAATATTAAAACCATTGCACTAGCTTATGCTACGGGTTTAACTTTTGATATAATGCATGCAGTCAGCAGCTTTATATTTTGTATTATATTCTACGACAGCTTCTATAAGGTAATGGACAGATTTAAAAAGAGACTTAAAGTTACATATTTGAAATAA